GCCGTACCGCCGCCGATCACCGCCGCCGCGAGCGCGACCGCCGCCAGCAGCGCCACCGGCCGCTTGGCCCGGCGGTGGTTGGTGGGGGCGTACGGGGGCGGGGGCGGATAGCCACCCGCCGCGCCGTCGTACGCCGTGCTGCCGTCGTGCGCCGAGTCGCTGTACCCCGCGCTCCCGTAGGCGTACGAGGTCGGGTCCTGGTCCGTCGAGTGCGCGCCGCTCGGGCGAAGGTTCTCCGTCATGTCCATCAGGCTGGCCACCGAACATGAGAGCAGCCTGAGTACGTCCTGAGAAGCCCGGAAGAAGCGCGTATGCCCGCTGTAAAGACCCGGGCCGCCCCTACGTGGGCGGAGTCCTAGGCCGTCGGCTCCCCGCAGCCGCACGAGCGCCGGATCACCAGCGCCGAGGGGAACTGCTTCAGCCGCTCCCGCCGCGAGCCGACGACCCGGAGCGAGTCGTCGAGGACCAGGTCCACGGCGGCCCGCGCCATCGCCGGGCGGTCCGAGAAGACCGTGGTCAGCGGCGGATCGGTGAGCCCGGCCTCCTTCACGTCGTCGAAGCCCGCGACGGCCAGCTCACCCGGCACGTCGATGCGCAGCTCGCGCGCCGCCCGCAGCACCCCGATGGCCTGGTCGTCGGTGGCGCAGAAGATCGCCGGGGGCCGGTCCGGGCCGGCGAGCAGCCCGAGGGCCACCTGATAGGCGTCGTACCGGTTGTACGGGGCCTGGAACAGCCGGCCCTCCGTGGAGCGGCCGGACTCGTGCATCGCCCGGCGCCACCCCTCGACGTGGTCGGCGACCGGGTCACCGACCGACGGGGTCTCCTCCGTACCGCCGAGGCAGGCCACGTAGGCGTTGCCGTGCTCCAGCAGGTGGCGGGTGGCCAGCTGGGCGCCGCCGACGTCGTCCGTCACGACCGCGACGTCGTCGATCGCCTCGGGGCGCTCGTGCAGCAGCACCACCCGGGCGTCCCAGGCCTCTATCTCCGCCGCCGCCCGCTCGCTGGGGCCCTGGCTGACGAGGATCAGGCCGGAGACGCGCATGCCGAGGAAGGCCCGCAGATAGTGGACCTCGCGCTCGTCGCGGTAGTCGGAGTTGCCGACGAGCACCATTTTCCCGCGCTCGGCGGCGGCCTGTTCGACCGCGTGCGCCATCTCCGCGAAGAACGGCTGCCGGGCGTCCGGGACGATCATTCCTATGAGGTCGGTCCGCCGCGAGGCCATGGCCTGGGCGACCCGGTCGGGCCGGTACCCCAGCTGCTTGATCGCGGCGAGCACCCGCTCGCGCGTGGCCGGGGCGACCGGCCGGGGTCCGTTGTTGATGACGTAGCTGACGACCGCGGTCGACGTACCCGCCAGTCTCGCCACATCGTCCCGCGTCACCTTGGCCACGCGCGGCAGTCTACGCGGATGGACCTATCCCTTGGCAGCCCGGACCGGGGCTTCTTCCTCCGCCGTGGCCGAAGAGGGCTGCTCCGAACGGGTGACGGTGCCGTCGGCCTTCTGCCGTCCGGCGGCCCGCTCCTTCGCCTCCTCGGCGGCGCGCTCGACCTTCTCCGGTACGACGAAGCGGTAGCCGACGTTGCGGACGGTCCCGATCAGCGACTCGTGCTCGGGGCCGAGCTTGGCGCGCAACCGCCGGACGTGGACGTCGACCGTCCGCGTACCGCCGAAGTAGTCGTATCCCCAGACCTCCTGGAGGAGCTGGGCGCGGGTGAACACCCGGCCCGGGTGCTGGGCCAGGTATTTCAGCAGTTCGAATTCCTTGAAGGTCAGGTCCAGGACCCGGCCCTTGAGTTTCGCGCTGTACGTGGCCTCGTCGACGGAGAGATCGCCGTTGCGGATCTCCATCGGGGAGTCGTCGGAGGTGATCTGCTGCCGGCCGGTGGCCAGCCGCAGCCGGGCCTCGACCTCGGCGGGCCCCGCCGTGTCCAGCAGGACGTCGTCGATGCCCCAGTCGGCGGTGACGGCCGCGAGGCCGCCCTCGGTGACGACGAGGATCAGCGGACAGCCCGGTCCGGTGGACCGCAGCAGCTGACAGAGCGAGCGGACCTGCGGGAGGTCGCGGCGCCCGTCGATGAGGATCACATCGGCGCCCGGGGTGTCCACCAGGGCCGGGCCCTCGGCGGGGGCGACCCGCACGCTGTGCAGCAGGAGGCCGAGGGCGGGAAGCACCTCCGTCGACGGCTGGAGTGCGTTCGTCAACAGCAGCAGTGAACTCATCGCCGCCCACCTGCCTGGTTCGGTCGATCGTGTTGCACGGTTCGCTCGCCCATTACGTCGGTCCTCCTCGTTCCCTGCGAGAGGGGCACTCCCGGGTCGGACCCGGGGGAGTATGCGGCACTGCTTCGTACGTCATGCGTCATGCGGTTTTCACACCACGGTCCCGCGCCCTGGGACCGCTGAGCTTGTCGAAACGTCTCCGTAACAACGCCCGGGAAGCACAAAAGGACCCGGGGGCTGCATTGCCCGGATCCTCTTCGCAGCAGAATAGCCCACATGAGTTCCGCGTCCGAGGGTCGATTCCTGAGTTCTTCTGTTCCCTTGCTCACGCCGGTCCCGCGATCCGCCACGTTGCTGACCGATGACGGGGTCCCGGTCGAGGCGGTGTACGAGCCGTGTACGGCAGGTTCCGGCACACGATCCGGGGCGGGTCCGGCCCCGGTGGCCGACGTCCCCGCGATCGTGGTGGCGCACGGGTTCACGGGCTCGGCCGACCGCCCCGCCGTACGCCGGGCCGCACGGGTGTTCTCCCAGCGTGCGGCCGTGATCACGTTCTCGTTCCGGGGGCACGGACGGTCCGGTGGGCGCTCCACGGTGGGCGACCGCGAGGTGCTGGATCTGGCGGCCGCGGTGGTGTGGGCGCGCACCCTGGGGCACCGCCGGGTGGTTACGGTCGGGTTCTCCATGGGCGGCTCGGTGGTGCTCCGCCACGGCGCTCTGTATACGGAAGAAACCGAGGCACGGGATGCGTCCGTCCGTGTACCGGTGCGCGAAGGGCGCACGGAGGCGCACTCAGGGGCGCACTCGGACGCGGTGGTGGCGGTCAGCTCTCCCGCCCGCTGGTACTACCGGGGTACGGCCCCGATGCGCCGGCTGCACTGGGTGGTCACCCGGCCCTCGGGCCGCCTCGTCGGGCGGTACGGATTCCGTACCCGGATCGCCACCGAGGACTGGGACCCCGTACCGCTCTCCCCGGTCGCCGCCGTCCCGCTCATCGCCCCGGCCCCGCTGCTGCTCGTGCACGGCGACCGGGACCCGTACTTCCCGCTGGACCACCCGCGGATGCTGGCCGACGCGGCGGGGGAGGGCGGTGCGGAGCTGTGGCTGGAGCGGGGGATGGGGCACGCGGAGAACGCGGCGGACGATGCCCTGCTGGCCCGGATCGCCGACTGGGCGTCGGGCGCGCTGTCCGCGTGACCCATCATGGAGAGCTGACGCACGAACCGACCGAAGGAGTGGCGCCATGGCAGCGGGGACGATCCGCTACTGGGCTGCGGCCAAGGCCGCCGCGGGCACCGCGGAGGAGCCGTACGCGGCGGCGACCCTCGCCGAGGCGCTCGACGCGGTACGCCGACGGCACCCCGGTGAGCTGAGCCGCGTGCTCCAGCGGTGCTCGTTCCTCATCGACGGCAACCCCGTCGGTACCCGTGGGCATGAGACCGTACGCCTTGCCGAGGGCGGCACGGTCGAGGTGCTCCCGCCGTTCGCAGGAGGGTGAACCGCAGGCCATGAGCAGCAGCGATCAGCAGTACCCGTATCCGTACGACCCCCAGCCCCAGCAGCCGCAGCACTGGCCCGACGGGACGGCCGGGCAGTCGGCGCTGCCCCAGGAGCCGGGCGGCCACGACCAGGGCGGGACGCAGACGTGGCAGGCGCCGACCTGGGACACGCAGTACCAGCCGACGATCCAGCGGGACGGGCGCGAGGACCAGCACCGGGGGCATGCGCGGTCGGCGGACGCGTATGCGGCGGGGCAGCCGCAGCCGGATGTCTACGGGGCCGGGCGGTCCGACGCGTACGGGATCGGGCAGCCGCAGTCCGACGCTTACGGAGCCGGGCAGCCGGACCCGTACGGGACACCGCAGCCGCAGCACCAGGAGCCCCGGCACCAGCAGCCGCAGCACCAGCCTCCCCGGTACCAGGAGCCCCACCAGGCCCACCCCCAGCGCGCGCAGCAGCCGTACCAGCAGTCACAGCAGCCCCAGCCGTACCACCCCGCCGCCGAGACCGCCTACCTCCCCCCGCAGGGCGCCTCCGGCTCCCTTCCGCTGCCGCCCGAGGCCCCGGCCGCCGCCGCACCCGCGCCCGTACCCCCGGCAACGCAGCAGCCTCCGCAGCCAGGCCTCGACGACACCGGCTACAGCGCGCCCACCACCCTCGGCAACGCCCGGATCACCGACGCCCAGCGCGCCCGGGCCGAAGGGCGGTCGCCGATCATCGCGCCCGGGATGCAGCCCGCCGCGATCACCGCCGGGCTCGGCCTGCTCCTCGCGGGCGGCGCGGCCATCGGCTCGTACGCCCTGCTCGTCCCGCTCGTCCTGCTCCAGGCGCTGACGGCCGCGGGCTGGTTCCGGCTCAACGGCATGTGGCCGGCCCGCCAGGGCATCGCGCTCGCCTTCGCGGGCGGTCTCGTCGCCGATGTGGCCCTCCTCGCCGCGGGCCGGGAGCACGGGCCCGCGGCGCTCCTGGGCACCCTGGGCGTCTGGGTGCTGCTCACCGTGGTCCTCCAGCTCCGCAGCCACGCGGGCGCCGACGAGCGGATGTACGGACTGATGGCCACGGTCGTCTCGGCGGCCCTCGCCGTCCTGGCCGCCGGGCACCTCGCGGCGGCCGGGGACGCGGTGGCGGTCGGCGGGGTGGCGGTCGCGGCCGCCGTGCTCGCCCGTGCGCTGCCGCTGCCGGGTGCCGCCTCCGTCGTGGTGGCGCTGCTCGCGGGCGCGGGCGCCGGTGTCGCGGTGGGCGGCTTCACGGACTACGGCAGCCAGGGGGCGCTCCTCGGCCTCGCGGCGGGCGCCGCCGCCCTGATCGGGCTGCGGGTGGCGAGCTACGACTACCCGTCCCGCTTCGTCCACATGACGGCCGGGGTGGCGCTGCCGCTCACCGCAGCCGCACCGGCGGTCTATCTGATCGGCCGCGCACTCGTCTGACGCGCCTCATCCGGCCTTCACGGGCCTGACGGGTGCTCAACGCGGGTACACGCCCCCGGGAACCGATGAGGTGGTGCCACTCGTCGATCACCTGGGGGCATTGACCGTACGGCCGAGGTGGGGGAACGACACACATGCGCGCACTGCGAATACTGCTGGTCCTGCTGGTGGTGCTCGGCGGCCTCTTCGTCGCCGCCGACCGGCTGGCCCTCCACTTCGCCGAGTCGGAGGCCGAGGACCGGGTCAGCATCAGCGGTGGCAGCGGGGGGACGACCGACATCTCGATCAAGGGCTTCCCCTTTCTCACCCAGCTCGCCGCGTCGGAGTTCGACCGGGTCGACGTCACCCTCAAGGGCATGAAGACCGAGGCCGCGGGCCGCGCCATACGGGTCGGCGAGGTGCGGGCGCAGCTCCACGACGTGAGGCTCGGCTCCGGCTACACGACCGCCACCGCGGCGCGCGCCACCGGCACGGCCGTCGTCTCGTACGAGGACCTGACGGCGGCGGCGGAGGACGGCGTCACCGTGGCGTACGGCGGCGACGGCAAGGTGAAGGTCACCGGCACGGTCGAGATCCTCGGCCGCCAGATCTCCCGCAGCGTGCACTCCACCGTGACCCGGGTCGACGGCCACACGATCAAGGTGCGCGCGGACGAGGTGCCGGGCGAGGGCATCCCGGGGGTGGAGCAACTGGTGCGGACGAAGACGGACTTCGAGGGGGACATCGACGGTCTGCCGAAGGGCCTGGAGCTCCGGAAGGTCCAGGTGACGGAGAACGGCCTGGAGATCGCGCTGAGCGGCTCGGACGTATCGCTGACGGGGTGATCCCCGACGGGCTGAACCCGCCGCACTCTCCCGGCGATCCGGATAGTGAGACGCCGCTGTCCGGTCCGTAGATGCGCGGCGGCCCAAGGGTGCCGACGGACCGGCCGCACGGCGCGCCTCCCCGCTCCGCGTCTCGCATCATGGATGATCGCGTCTCACCATGCGACACGGCGGTGACATCTCCACCCGTACCTCCCTACGATCGGACGCATGAAGCGACAGGCGGATCTCACGAAGCGGCGGGCAGTAGACCTGTGCCGCGTCGCCGCCATGCTCTGTCGCACCTCCTGAGCGGGGCGTTCGTTCCGTCCCGCCGCCCCTCGGCCCTTCGACCACCGTCGGGGCCGGCCCCGTGCCCGTACGCGCCACGCTCCGTCCGTCCGCGTCGTACACCCGCACATCCGCACCACCACTCCGCATCTCGCACCACCCCGCCGCAGACTGCCCCGGAGGAGAACAACATGAGCCGCAGCGACGTCCTGGTAGACGCCGACTGGGTCGAGGCCCACATCGATGACCCGCAGGTCGCCATCGTCGAGGTCGACGAGGACACCTCGGCGTACGAGAAGAACCACATCAAGAACGCGATCCGGATCGACTGGACGAAGGACCTCCAGGACCCGGTCCGCCGTGACTTCGTGGACCAGGCCGGCTTCGAGAAGCTGCTCAGCGAGAAGGGCATCGGCAACGACACGCTGGTCGTCCTCTACGGCGGCAACAACAACTGGTTCGCGTCCTACGCCTACTGGTACTTCAAGCTGTACGGCCACGAGAACGTCAAGCTCCTCGACGGCGGCCGCAAGAAGTGGGAGCTGGACTCCCGCGACCTGACCGACGCCGTCCCGACGCGCCCGGCCACCCAGTACCAGGCCAAGCCGCAGGACGAGTCGATCCGCGCCTACCGCGACGACGTCGTGCAGGCCATCGGCAGCCAGAACCTGGTCGACGTGCGTTCGCCCGACGAGTTCAGCGGCAAGCTGCTCGCCCCGGCCCACCTCCCGCAGGAGCAGTCGCAGCGCCCCGGCCACGTGCCGAGCGCCCGCAACATCCCGTGGTCGAAGAACGCCAACGACGACGGCACCTTCAAGTCGGACGACGAGCTCAAGGCCCTCTACGAGGACGAGCAGGTCGACCTGTCGAAGGACACCATCGCCTACTGCCGCATCGGTGAGCGCTCCGCGCTCACCTGGTTCGTGCTGCACGAGCTGCTGGGCCAGGAGAACGTCAAGAACTACGACGGTTCCTGGACCGAGTACGGCTCCCTCGTCGGCGTGCCGATCGAGCTCGGCCCCGCCAAGTAATCCCGACCGACCGCACCACCCGACCAGAAGGACAGAACACCATGTGTGGAGCACAGGCCGGCGGCCCCGACGCTTCGACGATCAAGCCCGGTGAGACCACCATCCAGGGCAGCGTGACCCGCGACGGCGAGCCCGTC
This DNA window, taken from Streptomyces griseus subsp. griseus, encodes the following:
- a CDS encoding response regulator transcription factor, which produces MSSLLLLTNALQPSTEVLPALGLLLHSVRVAPAEGPALVDTPGADVILIDGRRDLPQVRSLCQLLRSTGPGCPLILVVTEGGLAAVTADWGIDDVLLDTAGPAEVEARLRLATGRQQITSDDSPMEIRNGDLSVDEATYSAKLKGRVLDLTFKEFELLKYLAQHPGRVFTRAQLLQEVWGYDYFGGTRTVDVHVRRLRAKLGPEHESLIGTVRNVGYRFVVPEKVERAAEEAKERAAGRQKADGTVTRSEQPSSATAEEEAPVRAAKG
- a CDS encoding putative leader peptide; translation: MKRQADLTKRRAVDLCRVAAMLCRTS
- a CDS encoding alpha/beta hydrolase, which produces MSSASEGRFLSSSVPLLTPVPRSATLLTDDGVPVEAVYEPCTAGSGTRSGAGPAPVADVPAIVVAHGFTGSADRPAVRRAARVFSQRAAVITFSFRGHGRSGGRSTVGDREVLDLAAAVVWARTLGHRRVVTVGFSMGGSVVLRHGALYTEETEARDASVRVPVREGRTEAHSGAHSDAVVAVSSPARWYYRGTAPMRRLHWVVTRPSGRLVGRYGFRTRIATEDWDPVPLSPVAAVPLIAPAPLLLVHGDRDPYFPLDHPRMLADAAGEGGAELWLERGMGHAENAADDALLARIADWASGALSA
- a CDS encoding LacI family DNA-binding transcriptional regulator, whose protein sequence is MAKVTRDDVARLAGTSTAVVSYVINNGPRPVAPATRERVLAAIKQLGYRPDRVAQAMASRRTDLIGMIVPDARQPFFAEMAHAVEQAAAERGKMVLVGNSDYRDEREVHYLRAFLGMRVSGLILVSQGPSERAAAEIEAWDARVVLLHERPEAIDDVAVVTDDVGGAQLATRHLLEHGNAYVACLGGTEETPSVGDPVADHVEGWRRAMHESGRSTEGRLFQAPYNRYDAYQVALGLLAGPDRPPAIFCATDDQAIGVLRAARELRIDVPGELAVAGFDDVKEAGLTDPPLTTVFSDRPAMARAAVDLVLDDSLRVVGSRRERLKQFPSALVIRRSCGCGEPTA
- a CDS encoding MoaD/ThiS family protein, with protein sequence MAAGTIRYWAAAKAAAGTAEEPYAAATLAEALDAVRRRHPGELSRVLQRCSFLIDGNPVGTRGHETVRLAEGGTVEVLPPFAGG
- a CDS encoding DUF2993 domain-containing protein, producing MRALRILLVLLVVLGGLFVAADRLALHFAESEAEDRVSISGGSGGTTDISIKGFPFLTQLAASEFDRVDVTLKGMKTEAAGRAIRVGEVRAQLHDVRLGSGYTTATAARATGTAVVSYEDLTAAAEDGVTVAYGGDGKVKVTGTVEILGRQISRSVHSTVTRVDGHTIKVRADEVPGEGIPGVEQLVRTKTDFEGDIDGLPKGLELRKVQVTENGLEIALSGSDVSLTG
- a CDS encoding sulfurtransferase gives rise to the protein MSRSDVLVDADWVEAHIDDPQVAIVEVDEDTSAYEKNHIKNAIRIDWTKDLQDPVRRDFVDQAGFEKLLSEKGIGNDTLVVLYGGNNNWFASYAYWYFKLYGHENVKLLDGGRKKWELDSRDLTDAVPTRPATQYQAKPQDESIRAYRDDVVQAIGSQNLVDVRSPDEFSGKLLAPAHLPQEQSQRPGHVPSARNIPWSKNANDDGTFKSDDELKALYEDEQVDLSKDTIAYCRIGERSALTWFVLHELLGQENVKNYDGSWTEYGSLVGVPIELGPAK